A section of the Thauera chlorobenzoica genome encodes:
- a CDS encoding MBL fold metallo-hydrolase, with translation MNTKQFASQADLEEKQISWEKLSDNAYAYTAEGDPNTGVIIGDDGVMIIDATATPVAAQGVIAKVRELTDLPIKYVVLTHYHAVRVLGASGYKDEGLEQIIASQDTYELIKERGQQDMDSEIGRFPRLFQAVESVPGLTWPTMTFQGEMTLWLGKLEVKIKQLGRGHTKGDTIVYLPAQDICFSGDLVEADAACYTGDAYLADWPQTLDRLAAMNFAKLVPGRGPALMTPDKVRAGLAYTRDFVSTLFRSAQEAVAMGMDLKATMAHTRKNMDPKFGQVFIYEHCLPFDVTRAHDEAGGIRDPRIWTAERDQQMWHALQQ, from the coding sequence ATGAACACCAAGCAATTCGCCTCCCAGGCCGACCTCGAGGAAAAGCAGATCAGCTGGGAAAAACTCTCGGACAACGCCTATGCCTACACCGCCGAGGGCGACCCCAACACCGGGGTCATCATCGGCGACGACGGCGTGATGATCATCGACGCCACCGCCACCCCGGTGGCGGCGCAGGGTGTGATCGCCAAGGTGCGCGAGCTCACCGACCTGCCGATCAAGTACGTCGTCCTCACCCACTACCATGCGGTGCGCGTGCTCGGCGCCTCGGGCTACAAGGACGAAGGCCTCGAGCAGATCATCGCCAGCCAGGACACCTACGAGCTCATCAAGGAGCGCGGCCAGCAGGACATGGACTCCGAGATCGGCCGCTTTCCGCGCCTGTTCCAGGCGGTCGAGAGCGTGCCCGGGCTGACCTGGCCGACGATGACCTTCCAGGGCGAGATGACGCTGTGGCTGGGCAAGCTCGAAGTGAAGATCAAGCAGCTCGGCCGCGGCCACACCAAGGGCGACACCATCGTCTATCTGCCGGCGCAGGACATCTGTTTTTCCGGCGACCTGGTCGAGGCCGACGCCGCCTGCTACACCGGCGACGCCTATCTCGCCGACTGGCCGCAGACGCTCGACCGCCTGGCGGCGATGAACTTCGCCAAGCTCGTCCCCGGCCGCGGCCCGGCGCTGATGACGCCGGACAAGGTCCGGGCCGGGCTGGCCTACACCCGCGATTTCGTGTCCACGCTGTTTCGCAGCGCGCAGGAAGCGGTGGCGATGGGCATGGACCTGAAGGCGACGATGGCGCACACGCGCAAGAACATGGACCCGAAGTTCGGCCAGGTCTTCATCTACGAGCACTGCCTGCCGTTCGACGTCACCCGCGCCCATGACGAAGCCGGCGGCATCCGCGATCCGCGCATCTGGACCGCCGAGCGCGACCAGCAGATGTGGCACGCGCTGCAGCAGTAA
- a CDS encoding IclR family transcriptional regulator, whose amino-acid sequence MAEAPGTDAPALERADRRGIQSIEVGGALLQALVRNPRPMMLKDLAREAGMPPAKAHPYLVSFGKLGLIEQDTHSGRYALGPFALQIGLTALHALDPLKAAMPEVAKLADDIELNVAIAVWGNLGPTIVHIEECRKQIHVNMRPGTVMTPLLLSATGRVFAAFLPERIIRPLVEDELGRFAAADQPALRLSRRHADEVLGEVRRQRLARALGNPIPGINAFCAPVFNATGGLALAITAMGPAGSFDPDWDGDTATRVKACAEEIGRRLGNCGTPTATPTGAP is encoded by the coding sequence ATGGCGGAGGCGCCGGGGACGGACGCGCCCGCGCTCGAACGCGCCGACCGTCGCGGCATCCAGTCGATCGAAGTGGGCGGCGCACTGCTCCAGGCGCTGGTACGCAACCCCCGGCCGATGATGCTGAAGGATCTCGCCCGCGAAGCCGGGATGCCGCCGGCGAAGGCCCACCCCTACCTGGTCAGCTTCGGCAAGCTCGGCCTGATCGAGCAGGACACCCACAGCGGACGCTACGCGCTGGGTCCGTTCGCGCTCCAGATCGGCCTCACCGCGCTGCACGCGCTCGATCCGCTGAAGGCGGCGATGCCCGAAGTGGCGAAGCTCGCCGACGACATCGAGCTCAACGTCGCGATCGCGGTGTGGGGCAACCTCGGCCCCACCATCGTGCACATCGAGGAGTGCCGCAAGCAGATCCACGTCAACATGCGCCCCGGAACGGTGATGACGCCGCTGCTGCTGTCGGCCACCGGGCGCGTGTTCGCCGCCTTTCTGCCCGAGCGCATCATCCGCCCGCTGGTGGAGGACGAGCTCGGCCGCTTCGCCGCCGCCGACCAGCCCGCCCTGCGCCTGTCCCGGCGCCACGCTGACGAAGTGCTCGGCGAAGTCCGCCGCCAGCGCCTGGCACGCGCGCTGGGCAATCCGATTCCCGGCATCAACGCCTTCTGCGCTCCGGTGTTCAATGCAACCGGCGGCCTCGCCCTGGCGATCACCGCGATGGGGCCGGCGGGCAGCTTCGACCCCGACTGGGACGGCGACACGGCGACCCGGGTCAAGGCCTGCGCCGAGGAAATCGGCCGCCGGCTGGGAAACTGCGGCACCCCGACCGCCACCCCGACCGGCGCCCCCTGA
- a CDS encoding putative bifunctional diguanylate cyclase/phosphodiesterase encodes MASVRVGRGFVARALGWVGNGTWRLPLALTLGIALSIVAVAGWSVGEQRLARVDPAQAAAALPSREIALAMTGHVAGLLGEAGATAPPAPAALARPRALSEPPLLAALSMALLVAVLWLALVLRREEARLHALDEGARRGREQMVLLEGEKKRAVEAAACDHLTGLVNRRVFNELGQKHLRQARWNARHYALLYLDLDRFKGVNDSLGHHVGDLLLQAVAARLRKALRASDVIARMGGDEFAILLTELSDVADAERLAAKLVDAIGQPCTDLDGHDLQVGTSIGIAVFPRDGVDVGTLCRNADAAMYESKRAGGARFTFYDNSLNRAGDWLFSLEQRLPRAIAEGELVLHFQPKVRLSDFRIVGLEALVRWQHPEHGLIFPKDFVALAEETGQIVELGKWVVRACIRQQAAWRAEGLTLVPVAFNVSARQLEDDHLCAFIRDELEAHALEGRLLEAEITETGLVESVEQAGRVLAALEGLGLSIALDDFGSGFSNLNYIRSMPIGTIKIDRAFVCDIRNRPSDAVIVESIVALAHKLGLCVVAEGVETLEQIVHLKTARCDVVQGYYLSRPVPAAAACELVRGAYVKQG; translated from the coding sequence CATCGGTTCGCGTTGGTCGCGGTTTCGTCGCACGCGCCCTGGGCTGGGTGGGCAATGGCACTTGGCGGCTGCCGCTGGCGCTGACGCTGGGTATCGCGCTGTCGATCGTGGCAGTGGCGGGGTGGTCGGTCGGCGAACAGCGGCTGGCACGCGTCGACCCCGCGCAGGCTGCGGCGGCCCTCCCTTCGCGGGAAATCGCGTTGGCGATGACGGGGCATGTCGCCGGGCTTCTCGGCGAAGCCGGGGCAACGGCTCCGCCCGCTCCGGCGGCGCTGGCGCGGCCGCGGGCGCTTTCGGAGCCGCCGCTGCTTGCGGCGCTGAGCATGGCGCTGCTGGTGGCGGTGCTGTGGCTGGCGCTCGTCCTGCGCCGCGAGGAAGCGCGCTTGCACGCGCTCGACGAAGGGGCGCGGCGCGGGCGCGAGCAGATGGTGCTGCTCGAGGGCGAGAAAAAACGTGCCGTCGAGGCGGCGGCCTGCGACCACCTCACCGGGCTGGTCAACCGCAGGGTGTTCAACGAGCTGGGGCAGAAGCACCTGCGGCAGGCGCGCTGGAACGCGCGCCACTATGCGCTGCTGTATCTCGACCTCGACCGCTTCAAGGGCGTCAACGACTCGCTCGGGCATCACGTCGGGGATCTGCTGCTGCAGGCGGTCGCGGCGCGGCTGAGGAAGGCGCTGCGCGCCTCGGACGTGATCGCGCGCATGGGCGGAGATGAATTCGCCATCTTGCTGACCGAGCTTTCGGATGTCGCCGATGCCGAACGGCTTGCCGCCAAGCTCGTGGATGCGATCGGCCAGCCCTGCACCGACCTCGACGGTCACGACCTGCAAGTGGGCACCAGCATCGGGATCGCCGTCTTCCCGCGCGACGGCGTCGATGTCGGCACCCTGTGCCGCAACGCCGACGCGGCGATGTACGAATCCAAGCGCGCGGGCGGCGCCCGCTTCACTTTTTACGACAACTCCCTCAACCGCGCCGGCGACTGGCTGTTCAGCCTCGAGCAGCGCCTGCCGCGGGCGATCGCCGAAGGAGAGCTGGTGCTGCACTTCCAGCCCAAGGTGCGGCTGTCGGATTTTCGCATCGTCGGCCTGGAGGCGCTGGTGCGCTGGCAACATCCCGAGCACGGGCTGATCTTCCCGAAGGACTTCGTCGCGCTTGCCGAGGAGACCGGCCAGATCGTCGAGCTGGGCAAGTGGGTCGTGCGTGCCTGCATCCGGCAACAGGCCGCCTGGCGCGCCGAGGGGCTGACGCTGGTGCCGGTCGCGTTCAACGTTTCCGCCCGCCAGCTGGAGGACGATCACCTGTGCGCCTTCATCCGGGACGAGCTCGAGGCGCACGCGCTCGAAGGCCGGCTGCTCGAGGCGGAGATCACCGAAACCGGGCTGGTGGAATCGGTCGAACAGGCCGGCCGGGTGCTGGCCGCGCTCGAAGGCCTCGGCCTGTCGATCGCCCTCGACGACTTCGGCAGCGGCTTCTCCAACCTGAACTACATCCGCTCGATGCCGATCGGGACGATCAAGATCGACCGCGCCTTCGTGTGCGACATCCGCAACCGCCCCAGCGACGCGGTGATCGTGGAGTCGATCGTCGCCCTGGCGCACAAGCTGGGCCTGTGCGTGGTCGCCGAAGGGGTCGAGACGCTCGAGCAGATCGTCCATCTGAAGACCGCACGGTGCGACGTCGTGCAGGGCTACTACCTCAGCCGCCCGGTGCCGGCCGCGGCCGCGTGCGAGCTGGTCCGCGGCGCCTATGTGAAGCAGGGCTGA